The Rhodothermales bacterium genome has a segment encoding these proteins:
- a CDS encoding SDR family oxidoreductase: MQRILITGSSSGFGFLAAQTLTKAGHVVFATMRDPAGRNSEAAARLTESSSQQDGRLHVLDLDVTSDASVEAAVEQANELEGGIDVLVNNAGFGGGGLTETFTPAQFSRMFEVNVFGVQRMNRAVLPAMRQRGSGLLIHISSTMGRIVIPFAGAYTATKFALEGLSETYRYELAPHGIESVIIQPGGFGTDFFGSMLQPEDAARVETYGEAAAMPQQLWSGMGEMIASGQAPDPQIVADAILEVISAEPGARPARMVVDPMTGGEGPKALNQTAAAVQEQLLSGFGMESLLHVAESSEV, translated from the coding sequence ATGCAACGCATACTCATAACAGGAAGCAGCAGCGGATTTGGATTCCTTGCGGCACAAACACTGACAAAAGCCGGCCATGTGGTTTTTGCGACCATGCGGGACCCCGCCGGGCGCAACTCCGAGGCGGCAGCCAGGCTGACCGAGTCTTCCTCTCAGCAGGACGGCAGATTGCACGTGCTTGATCTCGATGTGACGAGTGATGCGTCCGTCGAGGCGGCCGTGGAGCAGGCAAATGAGTTGGAGGGAGGCATTGATGTTCTGGTGAACAACGCCGGATTCGGCGGCGGTGGCCTGACGGAGACATTCACGCCGGCGCAGTTCAGCCGGATGTTTGAAGTCAACGTGTTTGGTGTTCAGCGCATGAATCGCGCCGTACTGCCGGCGATGCGGCAGCGGGGTTCCGGGCTGCTCATCCACATCTCCAGCACCATGGGCCGCATCGTGATCCCGTTTGCCGGTGCCTACACGGCCACCAAGTTTGCCCTGGAAGGGCTCTCTGAAACCTACCGGTACGAGCTGGCGCCCCACGGCATTGAGTCGGTCATCATCCAGCCCGGCGGGTTCGGCACCGACTTCTTTGGATCCATGCTCCAGCCGGAAGACGCTGCCCGGGTCGAGACCTATGGAGAGGCGGCCGCCATGCCCCAGCAACTCTGGTCCGGCATGGGCGAGATGATCGCGAGCGGGCAGGCCCCGGATCCGCAGATTGTCGCCGACGCCATCCTGGAGGTGATTTCGGCTGAGCCCGGCGCCCGACCGGCGCGCATGGTTGTCGATCCAATGACGGGCGGCGAGGGTCCCAAGGCGCTGAACCAGACTGCAGCAGCCGTTCAGGAGCAACTACTCTCCGGGTTCGGCATGGAATCGTTGCTGCACGTGGCGGAATCAAGCGAAGTCTGA
- a CDS encoding FixH family protein translates to MKRILLTLFGLSLVGCAPDITETDFFSRHPDAPVGDESVEVTSVQDGALELRVTAPRPLQWGHNLISLEAFAGGDPAGAEATVTPYFLVEGDRIPVPFDPVTLRSGDEPAVLYLLEPVELDGRWVLDVVWQSAGSSGTRTVDVTVRPGLWVGTVPGTGEYLTWVRPTEPRTGQDVLELALHRFIEGRFQPVEGVPFDLYPYMDMGGGEGHSTPYAPPGSVGNGRYRGEINFIMSGGWDLTVYVGANRTAVLFEGFEVR, encoded by the coding sequence ATGAAACGAATCCTGTTGACCCTATTCGGCCTGTCGCTGGTCGGATGTGCCCCTGACATCACGGAGACGGACTTCTTCAGCCGTCACCCGGACGCACCGGTGGGGGACGAGAGTGTTGAGGTAACGTCGGTGCAGGACGGTGCCCTGGAGCTTCGGGTCACGGCGCCTCGCCCATTACAATGGGGTCACAACCTGATATCACTGGAAGCCTTTGCGGGCGGCGACCCTGCCGGCGCGGAGGCAACCGTCACGCCCTACTTCCTTGTTGAGGGCGACCGTATTCCGGTGCCTTTTGATCCCGTAACGCTCAGGAGCGGGGACGAACCAGCGGTCCTTTATCTGCTTGAGCCTGTTGAGCTCGATGGGCGCTGGGTGCTGGATGTGGTCTGGCAAAGTGCCGGCAGCTCGGGGACGCGCACGGTCGATGTCACAGTCCGCCCCGGTCTCTGGGTGGGCACGGTGCCCGGAACCGGAGAGTACCTGACGTGGGTCCGTCCCACGGAGCCGCGCACCGGGCAGGACGTGCTCGAGCTAGCGCTGCATCGCTTCATTGAGGGCCGCTTCCAGCCAGTTGAGGGCGTGCCGTTCGACCTCTATCCGTATATGGACATGGGCGGGGGAGAGGGTCACAGCACGCCGTATGCGCCCCCCGGAAGTGTCGGAAATGGACGGTATAGGGGCGAGATCAACTTCATTATGTCCGGCGGTTGGGACCTGACTGTGTATGTGGGCGCCAACCGGACGGCGGTGCTCTTTGAAGGATTTGAG